In Ostrea edulis chromosome 4, xbOstEdul1.1, whole genome shotgun sequence, a single window of DNA contains:
- the LOC125671941 gene encoding uncharacterized protein LOC125671941, with amino-acid sequence MMHTVISWRSRPESRRYIRYENPCIVLLGNAICYVISGLILLVVGVIITSLTFQNLERYEHEKTERYAGPILIVVGILILARGAFTQIKAKRANNQQRFVIRSYTGELLTRPIMEYSSNSLTMCSVSIAEAHEYPRISIYDDEPPSYHTVINNQRHVIQTRDESTQSPEDYADPPPTYEEFIRHATDTTDSSSESNSLPEIAEQSKGGH; translated from the exons ATGATGCACACTGTGATTTCCTGGAGAAGTCGGCCAGAATCACGCCGGTATATACGATATGAGAATCCCTGTATCGTCCTTCTAGGAAACGCAATTTGCTACGTAATATCCGGTCTCATTCTATTGGTTGTAGGGGTCATCATTACGTCACTTACATTTCAAAATCTGGAACGCTACGAACATGAAAAAACCGAAAGATATGCTGGTCCCATACTGATCGTTGTAGGGATATTAATACTTGCCCGAGGAGCTTTCACACAAATCAAGGCTAAAAGAGCTAATAATCAACAGCGTTTTGTCATCAGGAGTTACACGGGTGAACTTCTTACCCGCCCTATAATGGAG TATAGCAGCAATTCTTTGACAATGTGCAGTGTCAGCATCGCCGAGGCACATGAATACCCAAG GATATCCATTTATGATGACGAACCACCCTCTTACCACACTGTAATTAATAACCAGCGTCATGTGATACAGACACGTGACGAATCTACCCAATCACCAGAGGATTATGCAGACCCACCACCCACGTATGAGGAGTTCATTCGGCATGCAACGGACACAACTGACTCCTCCTCCGAGTCAAACAGTCTTCCAGAGATTGCCGAGCAGAGCAAAGGCGGTCATTAG